CTAGCTCTGATACTTTTATACCTGTCCCATATAATACTTCAAAAATAGCCTTGTCCCTAATTAATTTAGGTGTTGTTAACTTAGGAAAATTTAATAATCTTTCAATTTCTTCTTCTGTAAGTATATTTATGTTTTCTTTTTTTACCTTAGGTTTTTTTATATCCTTTGCAGGATTATTTGTACATACATGATTTAAAAATAAATAATCATGAAAAGATTTTATAGATGATATCATCCTTGCTATTGTAGCTATTGATACATTATCTTTTTCCAACTTTATTAAATAACTTATAATATCATTCTCTACTATATCTACTAGTTTAATGCTTTTTTGATTTATATATTCCATATATTTTTTTATATCCATAAAGTATGATGCCACTGTGTTTTCTGATAATTTTTTTTTATCTTTTATGTAATCTATATATCCCTCTATAATATCCATTATAAACTCCTTTATTTAACTAGGAACTTAATAATACCAATACTTACAGTATTTAATATTAATTGCAACCCCAATGATAGTGCTATTATAATTATAATATTTAGTATGTATCTCTTAATTAAAAACTGCATATTTTTTCTATTTTTCTTTTTAAATTCATAAACCATCTCTTTAAAATAGCTTAAACTAATTAATGTTAATATGATTGCACATGGAATAATAATCAAATTTTTAAATAATATTATTAAAATCATTTTTGCACTTTTAAGTTTTAATGCCAATATAAAACTATTTATTGTATATCCAATTGACAGACCCTTTAACACAAAAATTACTAATACTGCTGGAATTGTTACTACAAGTAGACTTAATAGAGCTATCGAGCCCATAAAGATTGTATCTGACTTTAAATTTTGCAGAACTGTATCTTTTACATTTATATTCAGATTATAATACTCTACAGCAGGATTTATGTTGTTTAATATATTATCACTAGAACCTGGTAATATTTTATTTATATAGGACCCAATAACAATAGACATCATAAACAACAATCCTATAATAATTATTTGTCTATTTAATTCTCTAAAATCATTTTTTCTATATGTTTTTCTCAATTTTATTCCCCCTTGTCCTTTATAAAATAATATGCTGTAGGACAAGGGGTTATTCATTTTTATAAATATTAATTTTTAAACATATCTTTTACTAATAATAATCCAATAGAAGTTTTGGCATCCTCAACGTCATTTTTTAATACCATATTATAGGCTTCTTCAAGCTCAACTTCGTAAACATCTAAAAATTCATCTGCATCTAGATTGCTTTCTCCTGGAGTAAGACCTGTTGCCAAATATACAAACATTATCTCATTAGAAAAACCTGCTGAAGTGAAAAATTTATGTATTAGCTTAATATTTTTTGCACTATAGCCAGTTTCTTCTTTTAACTCCCTCTCAGCACATTCTTTGGGACTTTCATTTTTTTCTAGCTTACCAGCTGGAATTTCAAAAATTGGTTTTTCTATAGGTTTTCTAAATTGCTTCACTAATACAACTTTATTATCATCTGTAATTGCAACTATTCCTACTGCACCACCAACTTCTACTAATTCCCTTTTTTGATATCCTTGACCTGGAATTTCAACAGTATCGACTTTTAAAGTAATTACCTTACCTGTATAAACTCTATCACTACTAATAGTTTTTTCTTCTAATACCATCTTAAACCTCCATTAAGTAATATGCTGCTGTACTTGCAGCTTTAAAAAATGCCTCATCTTGCTCATAATTTCTTCCCATACTTTTTACTTTTAGATTAAAATAGTCTAAATC
This sequence is a window from Clostridioides difficile. Protein-coding genes within it:
- a CDS encoding NUDIX hydrolase; its protein translation is MVLEEKTISSDRVYTGKVITLKVDTVEIPGQGYQKRELVEVGGAVGIVAITDDNKVVLVKQFRKPIEKPIFEIPAGKLEKNESPKECAERELKEETGYSAKNIKLIHKFFTSAGFSNEIMFVYLATGLTPGESNLDADEFLDVYEVELEEAYNMVLKNDVEDAKTSIGLLLVKDMFKN
- a CDS encoding stage II sporulation protein M, giving the protein MRKTYRKNDFRELNRQIIIIGLLFMMSIVIGSYINKILPGSSDNILNNINPAVEYYNLNINVKDTVLQNLKSDTIFMGSIALLSLLVVTIPAVLVIFVLKGLSIGYTINSFILALKLKSAKMILIILFKNLIIIPCAIILTLISLSYFKEMVYEFKKKNRKNMQFLIKRYILNIIIIIALSLGLQLILNTVSIGIIKFLVK